The sequence TTAGCCTCGAGCCGGTGTTGAAATCAAGCCTGAATACTGCCTGATGGCAGCACGATACTTGAAGGCTGAAAACACCGACCTCTTTTCCAATGCCAAGCTCCTCTTTGAAAAGGTCACCGCAGAGCGGGCGTGCCTTATTAAAAAGGACTCCGAGCTTTACGAAGTCCGACCGGCAAGGAAAAAGTTGATGAGGCCAACAATAGGGTTGGGCACAACGCAGTGAATCGCACCGCTCAGCAGTAGGCTGTGTGGCGGCACAGGCGAAGACGGGGACTTGCGGGGGGAGCGATGATCGAGA comes from Candidatus Methylomirabilis lanthanidiphila and encodes:
- a CDS encoding methyltransferase, translated to MAARYLKAENTDLFSNAKLLFEKVTAERACLIKKDSELYEVRPARKKLMRPTIGLGTTQ